In one window of Maribacter sp. BPC-D8 DNA:
- the eboE gene encoding metabolite traffic protein EboE: MQLKENLHLTYCTNIHPGQDWKSTFESIKKHVPEIKQEVSKEQPFGLGLRLSNKASEELDLGDNMSDFKKWLDSNNLYVFTMNGFPYGNFHDERVKDMVHAPDWTTDDRLKYTKRLFRQLSELIPAEMNGGISTSPITYKYWHKTENETKNAFQVGAKNMLEVAKQLFEIEQATGTYLHLDIEPEPDGLLENSDEVLSFYSDYLLPLGASFLKQELGLDQKESEKLIKKYITICYDVCHFSLAYEEPTDTFAKFKKENIRVGKIQVSAALKILFGGGNDEVIWEQLSQFNEPTYLHQVTEKIDGKVITYSDLPLVLEGDRKHTELRAHYHVPIFLEKYGELFSTQDHILKTMDYIKSNAVSEHLEIETYTWDVLPSDLKQDLSVSIIREIEWFKSHM, translated from the coding sequence ATGCAGCTAAAAGAAAATCTTCATTTAACCTATTGTACAAATATTCATCCAGGTCAAGATTGGAAAAGTACTTTTGAGAGTATTAAGAAACACGTTCCAGAGATAAAACAAGAAGTTTCAAAAGAACAACCATTTGGTCTGGGATTGCGATTATCTAATAAAGCAAGTGAAGAACTTGATTTGGGAGATAATATGTCTGATTTCAAGAAGTGGCTAGATTCCAACAATCTATATGTTTTCACCATGAACGGATTCCCTTATGGAAATTTTCATGATGAACGTGTAAAAGATATGGTGCATGCTCCAGATTGGACTACCGATGATCGATTGAAATATACAAAACGATTATTTCGTCAATTATCCGAATTAATTCCGGCGGAAATGAATGGGGGAATTTCTACATCACCGATTACTTATAAATACTGGCATAAAACAGAAAACGAAACAAAAAACGCATTTCAGGTAGGAGCTAAAAATATGCTAGAGGTTGCCAAACAATTGTTTGAAATTGAGCAAGCTACAGGAACCTATTTGCATTTAGATATAGAACCAGAGCCAGACGGATTGCTAGAGAATAGCGATGAAGTATTATCTTTTTATTCTGACTACTTATTACCGTTAGGAGCATCATTTCTTAAACAGGAATTAGGATTAGATCAGAAGGAATCTGAAAAGTTGATTAAAAAATACATCACCATTTGTTATGACGTTTGCCATTTTTCATTGGCGTATGAAGAACCTACAGATACTTTTGCTAAGTTTAAAAAAGAAAATATACGAGTTGGTAAGATTCAGGTTAGTGCAGCATTAAAAATTCTTTTTGGTGGTGGAAATGATGAGGTTATTTGGGAACAATTGTCTCAATTCAATGAACCAACCTATTTGCATCAAGTAACTGAGAAAATCGATGGCAAAGTAATAACGTATAGCGATTTACCTCTGGTATTAGAAGGAGATAGAAAGCACACTGAACTTAGGGCACATTATCATGTACCTATTTTCTTGGAGAAATATGGCGAGTTGTTCTCAACACAAGACCATATTTTGAAAACGATGGATTATATTAAATCGAATGCGGTGTCAGAACATTTAGAAATAGAAACCTATACTTGGGATGTTCTTCCTTCAGATTTAAAACAAGATTTATCAGTATCTATAATTAGAGAAATAGAGTGGTTTAAATCACACATGTAA
- a CDS encoding alkaline phosphatase family protein: protein MKKTVVINVVGLTKRLIGEHTPFIKSFLEKGQSSYIEPVLPGVTCAVQSTYVTGKWPSEHGIVGNGWYFKDECEVKFWRQSNKLVEQPKIWDDLKEQHPNFTCANHFWWYNMYSNVDYSLTPRPNYLADGRKIPDVYSYPAELRDDMQKALGTFPLFEFWGPKTTINSSKWIADAALLTDKKHNPDLTFIYLPHLDYNLQRYGLDFKVISKDLNEIDAVVKQLVQHYEALDARVILLSEYGITNVNRPIHLNRVLRKEGMLAIREERGLELLDAGASVAFAVADHQIAHVYCKNSKDIERVAELMKSIDGVEKVLYGEDLKTYHIDHERCGDIVVVADKDSWFTYYFWLDDAKAPDYARMVDIHKKPGYDPVEMLTDPKDKLVMAKVVGKLLKKKMGFRTVMNIIPIDATLIKGSHGRLTEDVEDFPVFISNHIMGDNDQKISAIQVRGLIEDHLLN from the coding sequence ATGAAAAAAACGGTAGTCATAAATGTAGTTGGGTTAACGAAGCGATTGATAGGTGAGCATACTCCGTTTATAAAATCATTTTTAGAAAAAGGTCAATCATCATACATAGAACCTGTTTTGCCAGGTGTTACTTGTGCTGTGCAATCTACCTATGTAACGGGTAAATGGCCATCAGAGCATGGTATTGTTGGTAATGGCTGGTATTTTAAAGATGAATGCGAAGTCAAGTTCTGGCGACAATCAAATAAACTGGTAGAGCAACCAAAAATATGGGACGATTTAAAAGAGCAACACCCTAATTTTACTTGCGCCAATCATTTTTGGTGGTATAATATGTATTCTAATGTTGATTATAGCCTTACGCCAAGACCAAATTATTTAGCAGACGGCAGAAAAATTCCCGATGTATATTCTTATCCGGCTGAGTTGCGAGACGATATGCAAAAAGCATTAGGTACTTTTCCGTTATTTGAATTTTGGGGACCTAAAACAACTATCAATTCTTCTAAATGGATAGCTGATGCCGCTTTATTAACAGATAAAAAGCACAATCCAGATTTAACCTTTATTTACCTTCCGCATTTAGATTATAATTTACAACGGTACGGTCTTGATTTTAAAGTGATTTCAAAAGACCTGAACGAAATAGATGCTGTAGTGAAGCAATTGGTGCAACATTATGAAGCACTAGATGCTAGAGTGATTCTGCTTTCAGAATACGGAATTACAAATGTAAACAGACCAATTCATCTTAATCGTGTATTAAGAAAAGAGGGAATGTTGGCTATTCGTGAAGAACGAGGATTAGAGCTTTTAGATGCAGGAGCCAGTGTTGCGTTTGCTGTAGCTGATCATCAAATAGCACATGTGTATTGTAAGAATTCTAAAGATATTGAACGTGTTGCCGAATTGATGAAGTCAATTGACGGTGTAGAGAAAGTTCTTTACGGAGAAGATTTAAAGACCTATCATATAGATCATGAGCGTTGTGGTGATATTGTGGTGGTTGCAGATAAAGATTCTTGGTTTACGTATTACTTCTGGCTAGATGATGCAAAGGCACCAGACTATGCAAGAATGGTAGATATTCATAAAAAGCCAGGTTATGATCCAGTTGAAATGTTGACAGATCCAAAAGATAAATTGGTGATGGCAAAAGTAGTGGGTAAGCTACTTAAGAAAAAAATGGGCTTTAGAACGGTCATGAATATTATACCAATTGATGCTACTTTGATAAAAGGATCACACGGTCGGTTGACTGAAGATGTTGAAGATTTTCCTGTCTTTATAAGTAATCATATAATGGGTGATAACGATCAGAAGATTAGTGCAATACAAGTACGTGGTCTTATTGAAGATCACTTATTAAACTAA
- a CDS encoding transmembrane 220 family protein produces MNLLFKILGYVFAVLFTVGAVLQYNDPDSLNWIVIYGVAALISLLFALNKIGFIVPLIFGVLAFIGFIYLYPSDFQGFDLNDGDIVTVELGREAFGLLIISIVLLVFAFRSKRRL; encoded by the coding sequence ATGAATCTATTATTTAAGATATTAGGATACGTTTTTGCAGTTTTATTTACTGTAGGTGCAGTCTTGCAATACAATGATCCAGACTCGTTAAATTGGATTGTTATTTACGGTGTTGCGGCTTTAATATCGTTATTATTCGCATTAAATAAAATAGGGTTTATAGTACCGTTGATATTTGGAGTTCTTGCTTTTATTGGCTTTATATATCTATATCCGTCAGATTTTCAAGGATTCGATTTAAATGATGGAGATATAGTTACTGTAGAGTTAGGAAGGGAAGCCTTCGGTCTTTTAATAATTTCAATAGTACTGTTAGTATTTGCTTTTCGAAGTAAAAGAAGGTTATAA
- a CDS encoding DNA polymerase III subunit gamma/tau gives MEPFIVSARKYRPQTFKDVVGQQSITNTLQNAIDQNHLAQALLFCGPRGVGKTTCARILAKQINSDGTEQEDEDFAFNIFELDAASNNSVDDIRNLIDQVRIPPQVGKYKVYIIDEVHMLSQSAFNAFLKTLEEPPKHAIFILATTEKHKIIPTILSRCQIFDFKRITVKDAAEYLKYIAENQGINAEEDALHIIAQKADGAMRDALSIFDRVVSFSGSELTRKAVTENLNVLDYDTYFEATDLILEHNIPGLLLLFNKTLSLGFDGHHFISGLASHFRDLMVCQHPDTITLLEVGEAAQQLYRDQSKKTSPSFLLKGLDISNDCDLKYKTSKNQRLLVELTLMKLASINFDGEKKNPESVALNNKTIDFIAPSAFYNQVPKAPTKESEVKPVTGNQPAATKSEVEVGNKIITPNTTTETPAVSKPATEAQVAPEKPKESQQEISKAPTAETATDGKKPIINRPTKRVSGLSISSLNAKKQHELNKIEVVVDENNLPKDNFTEEDLRKHWADFIEIIDKKGQKILASNLHSDIPKLKEGFAIHLELPNGTMKKEIEREQFELMEYLRAKLNNHFVHLAITVNETTATKFAFTPEEKYEKLREKNPVIDLLRTEFDLYL, from the coding sequence TTGGAACCATTTATTGTATCGGCTAGAAAGTATAGACCCCAGACATTTAAGGATGTTGTGGGTCAACAATCTATTACCAATACATTACAAAATGCAATAGACCAAAATCACCTTGCGCAAGCGTTATTATTCTGCGGACCAAGAGGTGTTGGTAAAACTACCTGCGCCCGTATTTTGGCCAAACAGATAAATTCTGATGGCACAGAACAAGAAGATGAAGATTTTGCTTTCAATATTTTTGAGCTTGATGCCGCTTCTAACAACTCGGTCGATGATATTCGTAATCTAATTGATCAAGTACGTATACCACCACAGGTAGGTAAATACAAAGTATATATTATTGATGAGGTACATATGTTGTCTCAGTCTGCTTTCAACGCATTTCTAAAAACGTTAGAAGAGCCACCAAAGCATGCAATTTTCATATTAGCGACTACTGAAAAGCATAAGATTATACCAACGATTCTTTCTAGATGTCAAATTTTTGATTTCAAAAGGATTACCGTAAAAGATGCTGCTGAATATTTAAAGTATATTGCTGAAAACCAAGGTATAAATGCTGAAGAAGATGCATTGCACATCATTGCCCAAAAAGCTGATGGAGCCATGCGTGATGCTTTATCGATTTTTGATAGAGTAGTTAGTTTTTCTGGTTCAGAGCTTACACGTAAAGCAGTTACCGAAAATTTAAATGTCTTAGACTATGATACTTATTTTGAGGCTACAGATTTAATATTAGAACATAATATACCAGGATTACTCTTGTTGTTCAATAAAACCCTATCACTTGGGTTTGACGGACACCACTTTATATCTGGACTAGCGTCTCATTTTAGAGATTTAATGGTATGCCAACACCCAGATACTATTACGTTATTAGAGGTTGGTGAAGCCGCACAGCAACTATACAGAGACCAGAGCAAAAAAACGTCTCCCTCCTTTCTGCTTAAGGGTTTAGATATTTCAAATGACTGTGATTTAAAGTACAAAACAAGTAAGAATCAACGCTTACTCGTTGAGCTTACACTTATGAAACTTGCCTCTATCAATTTTGATGGAGAAAAAAAAAATCCTGAATCCGTAGCTCTTAATAACAAGACTATCGATTTTATTGCTCCTTCAGCATTTTACAATCAAGTACCCAAAGCACCCACTAAAGAATCTGAGGTAAAACCAGTAACTGGAAATCAACCAGCTGCTACAAAATCTGAAGTCGAAGTTGGTAACAAAATAATTACTCCGAATACGACTACTGAAACGCCAGCAGTATCAAAACCGGCTACTGAAGCACAAGTAGCTCCAGAAAAACCTAAGGAATCTCAACAGGAAATTAGTAAAGCACCAACAGCAGAAACTGCTACTGATGGTAAAAAACCGATTATTAATCGCCCTACCAAAAGAGTTTCCGGACTTTCTATTTCTAGCTTAAATGCCAAAAAGCAACACGAGCTTAATAAAATTGAAGTTGTTGTTGATGAAAACAACTTACCGAAAGATAATTTCACTGAAGAAGATCTTCGAAAGCACTGGGCAGATTTTATAGAAATTATAGATAAAAAAGGTCAAAAGATATTAGCTTCTAACCTTCATTCAGATATTCCGAAATTAAAAGAAGGCTTTGCTATTCATTTAGAGCTTCCTAACGGAACCATGAAGAAAGAAATTGAGCGTGAGCAGTTCGAATTAATGGAATATCTACGTGCTAAACTGAACAACCATTTCGTTCATTTAGCCATTACCGTAAATGAAACTACTGCAACGAAATTTGCCTTTACGCCTGAAGAGAAATACGAAAAACTGAGAGAGAAGAATCCGGTTATCGATTTATTAAGAACAGAGTTCGACCTGTATTTATAA
- a CDS encoding RsmD family RNA methyltransferase gives MRIISGKHKGRHLMAPKKLPVRPTKDMAKESLFNILNNSYYFPDLKVLDLFAGTGNISYEFSSRGVDDVLAIDAHSGCIEFIDKTVEMLDMNIRTLKSDVFSFLQRNTEKFDIIFADPFYDMGLTDFEKLPELVFENDLLLEDGVLIIEHSNRTSLAEFPHYKNSRKYGGSVFSFFEK, from the coding sequence ATGCGCATCATATCAGGAAAACATAAAGGACGCCACTTAATGGCACCTAAAAAACTACCTGTAAGGCCTACAAAAGATATGGCCAAAGAGAGCTTGTTCAATATTTTGAACAATAGCTACTATTTTCCAGACCTTAAAGTTCTTGACCTTTTTGCCGGCACCGGTAATATCAGTTATGAATTTTCATCAAGAGGTGTTGATGACGTACTTGCTATTGATGCACACTCTGGCTGCATAGAATTTATTGACAAGACAGTTGAAATGTTAGATATGAATATTCGCACTTTAAAAAGTGATGTATTTAGCTTTCTACAAAGAAATACCGAGAAATTCGATATCATATTTGCTGATCCTTTCTACGATATGGGGCTTACTGATTTCGAAAAACTACCAGAGTTAGTTTTTGAAAATGACCTTCTGCTAGAAGACGGAGTATTAATCATTGAACATTCGAACCGTACTAGCCTAGCTGAATTTCCACATTATAAAAACTCTAGAAAATACGGCGGCAGTGTTTTTAGTTTTTTTGAGAAGTAA
- a CDS encoding DUF3822 family protein, giving the protein MTKKLKNSSLNIADKNFKKLSIQVSLNGLSFCVADTVSQKLLISDKVDFSDEKNPMSAKDELEKLFQKHDLENMQFDEVVAVHRNTLFGLVPKSLFNPNNLNEYLKFNTKVLANDVLAYDEVENHDLVNVYVPYVNINNYIYDLFGEFDFMHNGTVLLQSLLNNQTQNQEITCFVHVNKEQLDITVLNQRKLLLYNSFKYHTKEDFVYYLLFVIEQLELDPKTVTVKLFGSIEEDDEIFQLCYNYIQNISIFEPSTAQLLKLGETPTGSIDFTLINTI; this is encoded by the coding sequence ATGACAAAAAAGTTAAAAAATAGTAGCTTAAATATAGCGGATAAAAATTTTAAGAAATTGTCCATTCAGGTTAGCTTGAATGGACTTTCTTTTTGTGTAGCAGATACTGTTTCGCAAAAATTACTGATTTCTGACAAAGTGGATTTTTCTGATGAAAAAAATCCGATGAGCGCTAAAGATGAATTAGAAAAACTTTTTCAAAAGCATGATTTAGAAAATATGCAGTTTGATGAAGTTGTTGCTGTTCATAGAAACACTCTTTTCGGACTAGTACCTAAATCTTTATTCAACCCGAACAACCTAAATGAATACCTTAAATTCAATACTAAGGTTTTGGCAAATGATGTTTTAGCTTATGACGAAGTTGAAAATCATGATTTAGTTAATGTCTACGTACCATACGTAAACATCAATAATTACATCTACGATCTTTTTGGTGAATTCGACTTTATGCATAATGGCACTGTATTACTGCAATCTTTGCTAAATAACCAAACACAAAATCAAGAGATAACTTGTTTTGTACATGTCAACAAAGAACAATTAGATATTACAGTTTTAAACCAACGCAAACTACTTCTCTATAATAGTTTTAAATACCACACAAAAGAAGACTTTGTCTATTACCTTCTATTTGTAATTGAGCAATTAGAATTAGACCCTAAAACTGTAACTGTAAAACTATTTGGAAGCATTGAAGAAGATGATGAAATTTTTCAACTTTGCTATAATTATATTCAGAATATCAGCATTTTCGAACCATCGACCGCTCAATTATTAAAACTCGGAGAGACCCCAACAGGCTCTATAGACTTCACCCTTATTAATACTATATAA
- a CDS encoding ATP-dependent DNA helicase: MKPTTPASFYSILESKFPHTPTATQSVALQKLAEFTLSTVKDEVFLLKGYAGTGKTTLIGTLVNSLWKVQKKAVLMAPTGRAAKVMSNYSKTQAFTIHRKIYFPKKQSGGGVQFVLAPNKHRDTLFIVDEASMIPDTAADSKLFENGSLLDDLMMFVYSGHKCKLLLIGDTAQLPPVHLVLSPALDGDKLSLNYNKEVVHLELNEVVRQAGDSGILANATLLREQLQSDFFEDFKFDVDPFTDIVRLIDGNEIQEAIDSSYSENGKEETAFIVRSNKRANLYNQNIRERILFLENDIAVGDFMMVVKNNYYWLKPSTEAGFIANGDIIEILEIFDIKEIFTFKFAEVKVKMVDYPNMPPFETVLLLDTITAESPSLSYEDGNRLYQEVMKDFAHESSKYKKFLGVKNNKYFNGLQVKFSYAITCHKSQGGQWDTVFIEQPYLPNGIDKEYLRWLYTAVTRAKSKLYLIGFKDDFFLD, encoded by the coding sequence ATGAAACCAACAACACCCGCATCATTCTATAGTATACTAGAATCTAAATTTCCACATACACCAACTGCCACACAATCAGTGGCTTTGCAGAAATTAGCTGAGTTCACCCTTTCGACAGTCAAGGATGAAGTTTTTTTGTTAAAAGGTTACGCCGGTACGGGTAAAACTACTTTAATAGGCACTTTAGTGAACAGTTTATGGAAAGTTCAGAAGAAAGCTGTGCTAATGGCGCCGACTGGTAGAGCGGCAAAAGTGATGTCGAATTATTCAAAAACACAGGCGTTTACCATCCATAGAAAAATATATTTTCCGAAGAAGCAAAGTGGTGGGGGAGTGCAGTTTGTTTTAGCACCTAATAAACATAGAGATACTTTATTTATTGTCGATGAAGCATCTATGATACCAGATACTGCCGCTGACTCTAAATTATTCGAAAACGGTTCTTTATTAGATGATTTAATGATGTTCGTATACTCTGGGCACAAATGTAAATTGTTATTAATAGGAGATACGGCGCAATTGCCACCCGTGCATTTAGTTTTGAGTCCTGCTTTAGATGGTGATAAACTTTCTTTGAACTATAATAAAGAAGTGGTTCATTTAGAATTGAATGAAGTAGTAAGGCAAGCAGGTGATTCAGGTATTTTGGCAAATGCAACCTTATTAAGAGAACAATTACAAAGTGATTTCTTTGAAGATTTTAAATTTGATGTAGATCCCTTTACTGATATAGTACGATTAATAGATGGTAATGAAATTCAAGAAGCCATCGATAGTTCATATTCAGAAAATGGAAAAGAAGAAACTGCATTTATAGTCCGCTCTAATAAACGTGCAAATCTTTACAATCAAAATATTAGAGAGCGAATTTTATTTTTAGAGAATGATATTGCCGTAGGCGATTTTATGATGGTGGTGAAGAATAACTACTATTGGTTAAAGCCGAGCACAGAAGCAGGTTTTATTGCAAACGGAGATATTATAGAGATTTTAGAAATATTTGATATTAAAGAAATTTTCACCTTTAAATTTGCTGAGGTTAAGGTGAAAATGGTCGATTACCCTAATATGCCACCTTTTGAAACTGTTTTATTATTAGATACCATTACGGCAGAATCTCCGTCCTTATCATATGAAGATGGTAATAGATTGTATCAAGAAGTCATGAAAGACTTTGCACATGAAAGTTCTAAGTACAAGAAATTTTTAGGTGTAAAGAATAATAAGTACTTCAATGGTTTACAAGTGAAATTCTCATACGCAATAACCTGTCATAAATCTCAAGGAGGACAATGGGATACTGTATTTATAGAACAGCCCTATTTGCCTAATGGTATAGATAAAGAATACTTAAGATGGTTGTATACTGCAGTTACAAGGGCAAAGAGTAAATTGTACCTTATAGGTTTTAAAGATGATTTTTTTCTTGATTAA
- a CDS encoding DUF4126 domain-containing protein: protein MTTDTVLSIFLGIGLAASVGFRVFLPLFALSLASYFGVWELNDNWQWIGSLVAVLTLGVATLLEIFAYFIPWFDNLLDSIAVPLAAIAGTAVMVSTVADLDPVITWSLAIIAGGGTATAIKGAGATGRLASTATTGGLANPLITTVETGTAVVVSVASIFAPILAAVLVIIILVIIFRIYRSLRPKAKT from the coding sequence ATGACAACAGATACGGTATTAAGTATATTTTTAGGAATAGGATTAGCGGCATCTGTAGGATTTAGAGTTTTTCTACCCTTATTTGCCCTGAGTTTAGCGTCATATTTCGGAGTATGGGAACTGAATGATAATTGGCAATGGATAGGAAGTTTAGTAGCGGTTCTGACTCTAGGTGTTGCGACATTATTAGAAATATTTGCCTATTTCATCCCTTGGTTCGATAATTTATTAGATAGTATAGCGGTGCCTTTAGCAGCAATAGCAGGTACTGCGGTTATGGTTTCTACAGTAGCAGATTTAGATCCGGTAATAACTTGGTCTTTGGCAATAATAGCTGGTGGTGGTACTGCCACTGCAATTAAAGGAGCAGGGGCGACAGGTCGTTTGGCATCTACTGCAACTACTGGTGGGTTGGCGAATCCGTTAATAACTACGGTAGAAACAGGTACAGCCGTAGTCGTGTCTGTAGCTTCAATATTTGCCCCTATCTTAGCAGCTGTTTTGGTTATTATAATTTTAGTGATAATCTTTAGAATATATAGAAGCTTACGACCAAAGGCAAAAACATAA
- the kdsB gene encoding 3-deoxy-manno-octulosonate cytidylyltransferase codes for MIPARYAASRFPAKLMQDLAGKPVILRTYQAAVQTKLFDEVYVVTDSEVIYDTIIKEGGLAIMSQKEHDCGSDRIAEAVMQMDVDIIVNVQGDEPFTDRESLEGVMKVFEDDIHKEIDLASLMVKITDEEEINNPNTVKVIVDNRDFALYFSRSPIPYPRAKSDQTIYYKHKGIYAFRKSALMDFQRLPMLQLEATEKIEAIRYLEYGKKIKMVETNVQGIEIDTPEDLKKAQAAWK; via the coding sequence ATGATTCCTGCCCGTTATGCGGCATCGAGATTTCCTGCAAAATTAATGCAAGATTTAGCTGGTAAACCGGTCATTTTAAGAACGTATCAAGCTGCAGTACAAACCAAGTTATTTGATGAAGTATATGTAGTTACAGATAGCGAAGTTATCTATGATACCATTATTAAAGAAGGTGGTTTGGCTATTATGAGCCAAAAAGAACATGATTGTGGTAGTGATCGTATTGCAGAGGCCGTAATGCAGATGGATGTTGATATCATTGTAAATGTACAAGGCGATGAGCCGTTTACAGATAGAGAGAGCTTAGAAGGGGTGATGAAGGTTTTTGAAGATGATATTCACAAAGAAATTGATTTAGCCTCTTTAATGGTTAAAATTACGGATGAAGAAGAAATTAATAATCCGAATACGGTAAAAGTAATAGTAGATAATAGAGATTTTGCTTTGTATTTTTCTAGATCACCGATACCTTATCCAAGAGCAAAAAGTGACCAGACCATATATTATAAGCATAAAGGTATCTATGCCTTTAGAAAAAGTGCGTTGATGGATTTTCAGCGTTTACCAATGCTACAATTAGAAGCGACAGAGAAAATTGAAGCCATACGTTATTTAGAATATGGTAAAAAGATTAAAATGGTAGAAACGAATGTTCAGGGTATAGAAATAGATACTCCTGAGGACTTAAAGAAAGCTCAAGCAGCATGGAAATAA
- a CDS encoding HAD family hydrolase, with protein sequence MEINFDGINVIGFDADDTLWVNETYFRDTEDKFANLLEKYETKNKIDQELFRTEIKNLDLYGYGIKGFMLSMIECALELSNNEVSTKTLGALLDLGKEMITQPVELLDGVEKVLQSLKDKYRLIVLTKGDLLDQERKLERSGLSEYFHHVEVLSDKKEKNYSDLLEHLQIAPSEFLMIGNSLKSDVLPLVEIGARAIHVPFHTTWEHEEVKGPIENKGYMTISTLTDILEYV encoded by the coding sequence ATGGAAATAAATTTTGACGGAATTAATGTAATCGGTTTCGATGCAGACGATACTTTGTGGGTAAATGAGACTTACTTTAGAGATACTGAAGATAAGTTTGCTAACTTGTTGGAGAAGTACGAAACCAAGAATAAAATAGATCAAGAGCTCTTTAGAACAGAAATAAAGAATTTAGATTTATATGGTTATGGTATAAAAGGCTTTATGCTTTCTATGATCGAATGTGCTTTAGAACTTTCAAATAATGAGGTGTCAACTAAAACGTTAGGAGCACTTTTAGATTTGGGAAAAGAAATGATCACCCAGCCGGTAGAATTGTTGGACGGAGTAGAAAAGGTTTTACAGAGTTTAAAAGATAAATATCGTTTAATTGTTTTGACTAAAGGAGACCTTTTAGATCAAGAAAGAAAATTAGAACGATCAGGATTGTCGGAATATTTTCATCATGTAGAAGTGTTGAGTGATAAAAAAGAAAAAAATTATAGCGATCTTTTAGAACATTTGCAGATAGCACCAAGTGAGTTTTTAATGATCGGTAATTCTCTAAAATCAGATGTATTGCCATTAGTAGAAATAGGAGCAAGGGCAATACATGTACCTTTTCATACTACATGGGAGCATGAAGAGGTGAAAGGACCTATAGAGAATAAAGGATATATGACGATTTCGACCTTAACTGATATATTGGAATATGTTTAA
- a CDS encoding iron-containing alcohol dehydrogenase family protein translates to MTLKKIPTKASEEFRNFPMVPRVVYGKGSFDTLGDILMPKRKHSEAPMIYLVDDVFENTDLINRIPSIFCDQIILISAEEEPKTEQVDALVKMIREKFTELPSGIIGIGGGTLLDLAKAVAIMLTNKGSASEYQGWDLVNKQSIYHVGIPTISGTGAEVSRTTVLMGPEKKLGINSDYTTFDQVLLDPELTVGVPKEQWFYTGMDCFIHCIESLNGTFLNAFSQSYGEKSLELCKEVFLEDIEESESREKLMMASWHGGMSIAYSQVGVAHAMSYGLGYVLGVKHGIGNCLVFQYLEEFYPEGVSVFNKMLHKHNIVLPKGICAKLSNAEMDTMITVAMGMAPLWENALGEDWKSVITPEKLKAIYQKI, encoded by the coding sequence ATGACATTGAAGAAAATACCAACGAAGGCGTCAGAGGAGTTTAGAAATTTCCCTATGGTACCAAGAGTAGTTTATGGTAAAGGTAGTTTTGATACCCTGGGTGATATTTTAATGCCGAAAAGAAAGCACTCAGAAGCACCGATGATTTATTTGGTCGATGATGTATTTGAAAATACGGATCTCATTAATAGAATTCCGAGTATTTTTTGTGATCAAATTATTTTAATTTCTGCCGAAGAAGAGCCAAAAACCGAACAAGTGGATGCTCTTGTGAAAATGATTCGAGAAAAGTTTACTGAACTACCATCTGGTATTATCGGTATTGGTGGTGGCACTTTATTAGATTTGGCAAAAGCCGTTGCGATTATGCTGACTAATAAAGGTAGCGCATCAGAATATCAAGGTTGGGACTTGGTCAATAAACAATCAATTTATCATGTAGGTATACCAACAATTAGTGGAACAGGAGCAGAGGTTTCTAGAACCACGGTATTAATGGGTCCGGAAAAGAAATTAGGTATAAATTCAGATTATACCACTTTCGATCAGGTATTGTTAGATCCAGAATTAACTGTGGGAGTGCCAAAAGAACAATGGTTTTATACAGGTATGGATTGTTTTATACATTGTATAGAATCTCTAAATGGAACCTTCTTAAATGCGTTTAGTCAAAGTTATGGCGAGAAATCGCTAGAACTTTGCAAAGAAGTTTTTTTAGAAGATATAGAAGAATCAGAAAGTAGAGAGAAGTTGATGATGGCATCTTGGCATGGCGGTATGAGTATTGCATATTCACAAGTAGGTGTGGCACATGCCATGAGTTATGGTTTGGGTTATGTTTTAGGTGTAAAACACGGAATAGGCAATTGTCTTGTTTTTCAATATTTAGAAGAGTTTTATCCGGAGGGAGTATCTGTATTCAATAAAATGCTCCACAAGCATAATATAGTATTACCAAAAGGGATATGTGCAAAGTTGTCGAATGCAGAAATGGATACGATGATTACTGTTGCAATGGGGATGGCTCCATTATGGGAAAATGCATTAGGCGAGGACTGGAAGTCTGTAATTACCCCTGAAAAACTCAAGGCTATTTATCAAAAAATATAG